The Sphingomonas sanxanigenens DSM 19645 = NX02 genome includes a region encoding these proteins:
- a CDS encoding xanthine dehydrogenase family protein molybdopterin-binding subunit: protein MAERGLSRRQALRLGAVGGAAFLLGINLRTASIAAPDGTAAFAPDAFIRIATDGRTTLIMPQTEMGQGIYTALSMLIAEELDLPLAGVTLEAAPPSDALYGNPIFQVQATGGSTSVRAYWLPLRKVGASARAMLVAAAARRWQVAADSCRTEAGEVIHDASARRAAYGTLAAAAMRETPPADPPLKDPAAFRLIGRSHRRLDTLHKTDGSLKYGIDAMPEGVRFASLACSPVLGGKVARVDDAQAKALPGVQQIIVLEDMVAVVGDTSWAALRGLAALDIAWTDGPFAAASTETIRAGLIEAGRADGNVAVDTGAKAKLTGDGVISGFYELPLLAHAPMEPMNCTVHLTPGRCEIWVGTQVMTMTQRAAAEEAGLTPDRVIVHNHLIGGGFGRRLEVDGTRKAVRIARHVDGPVKVVWSREEDIGKTPYRSVYGSWLSARLEDGKPVAWSHKVAGPSVIGRWLPPGFDGKIDGDAVDGAVETPYDFPATLVTWVRHEPKGVDTAFWRGVGPNMNVFATESFVDRVAREAGRDPLDFRRGLIGKQARARAVLDLAAAKAGWGGPLPPGSGRGISLQYVFGTYLCTIAEVGVDDEGAVTVVRMTSAVDCGTPVNPDGIVSQIQGGLIFGLSAALHGRITLSGGRVEQSNFHDYRVVRMDETPRIEVHVVKNAEAPGGIGEPGTVSVQAAVCNAIYAATGVHLKRMPIDPALLAKGARA, encoded by the coding sequence CGCTGATCATGCCGCAGACCGAGATGGGCCAGGGCATCTACACCGCGCTGTCGATGCTGATCGCCGAGGAGCTCGACCTGCCGCTGGCCGGGGTGACGCTGGAAGCCGCGCCGCCCAGCGACGCGCTCTACGGCAATCCGATCTTCCAGGTGCAGGCGACCGGCGGCTCCACCTCGGTGCGCGCCTATTGGCTGCCGCTGCGCAAGGTGGGCGCGAGCGCGCGTGCGATGCTCGTCGCCGCGGCGGCACGGCGCTGGCAGGTCGCCGCCGACAGCTGCCGCACCGAGGCCGGCGAAGTGATCCACGACGCAAGCGCACGCCGGGCGGCCTATGGCACGCTCGCAGCAGCGGCGATGCGCGAGACCCCGCCCGCCGATCCGCCGCTCAAGGATCCCGCCGCGTTCCGCCTGATCGGCCGTTCGCATCGCCGGCTCGACACGCTGCACAAGACCGACGGATCGCTGAAATACGGCATCGACGCGATGCCCGAGGGGGTGCGTTTCGCCAGCCTCGCCTGTTCGCCGGTGCTCGGCGGCAAGGTCGCGCGGGTCGACGATGCGCAGGCCAAGGCGCTGCCCGGCGTCCAGCAGATCATCGTGCTGGAAGACATGGTCGCGGTGGTCGGCGATACGAGCTGGGCCGCGCTGCGCGGGCTCGCGGCGCTCGACATCGCATGGACCGACGGGCCGTTCGCGGCGGCCTCCACCGAAACCATCCGCGCTGGACTGATCGAGGCCGGCCGCGCCGACGGCAATGTCGCGGTCGATACCGGCGCGAAGGCGAAGCTCACCGGCGACGGCGTGATCTCCGGCTTCTACGAACTGCCGCTCCTCGCCCATGCGCCGATGGAGCCGATGAACTGCACCGTCCACCTCACCCCCGGCCGCTGCGAGATCTGGGTGGGCACGCAGGTGATGACGATGACGCAGCGTGCCGCCGCCGAAGAGGCGGGGCTCACCCCCGATCGGGTCATCGTCCACAACCATCTGATCGGCGGCGGCTTCGGCCGGCGGCTCGAGGTGGATGGCACCCGCAAGGCGGTGCGGATCGCACGGCATGTCGACGGCCCGGTCAAGGTCGTCTGGTCGCGCGAGGAGGATATCGGCAAGACGCCCTATCGCTCGGTCTATGGCAGCTGGCTGAGCGCGCGGCTGGAGGATGGCAAGCCCGTCGCCTGGTCGCACAAGGTGGCCGGGCCCAGCGTGATCGGCCGCTGGCTGCCGCCGGGGTTCGACGGCAAGATCGACGGCGACGCGGTGGATGGCGCGGTGGAGACGCCCTACGACTTCCCCGCGACGCTGGTGACGTGGGTGCGCCATGAACCCAAGGGCGTCGACACCGCCTTCTGGCGTGGCGTCGGCCCCAACATGAACGTGTTCGCCACCGAGAGCTTCGTCGATCGCGTCGCGCGCGAGGCGGGGCGCGATCCGCTCGATTTCCGCCGCGGGCTGATCGGCAAGCAGGCGCGCGCCCGCGCGGTGCTCGATCTCGCGGCGGCCAAGGCCGGCTGGGGCGGCCCGCTCCCCCCGGGCTCGGGACGCGGCATCAGCCTGCAATATGTGTTCGGCACCTATCTCTGCACGATCGCCGAGGTCGGGGTGGACGACGAGGGAGCGGTAACGGTGGTGCGGATGACCAGCGCGGTCGATTGCGGCACCCCGGTCAATCCCGACGGGATCGTCTCCCAGATCCAGGGCGGGCTGATCTTCGGCCTCTCCGCCGCGCTGCACGGCCGCATCACCTTGAGCGGCGGCCGTGTAGAGCAGAGCAATTTCCACGATTATCGCGTCGTCCGCATGGACGAGACGCCGCGGATCGAGGTGCATGTCGTGAAAAATGCCGAAGCCCCCGGCGGCATCGGCGAACCCGGCACGGTTTCGGTGCAGGCAGCGGTGTGCAACGCGATCTACGCGGCGACCGGCGTGCACCTCAAGCGGATGCCGATCGACCCGGCCCTGCTCGCGAAGGGAGCCCGCGCATGA
- a CDS encoding alpha/beta hydrolase family protein, whose product MKHDGRLSIKVDDQPIEGTLLGPEKLIPGVLFVHGWGGSQEQDLARAEEIAELGCLCFTFDLRGHARTDGQRQLVTRDDGLADVLAAYDFLASQEMVDPSAIAVVGTSYGGYLATLLTELRPVHWLALRVPALYPDSNWDVPKALLDKKAIFDFRSRFHPPEVNRALRACDAFEGDVLIVESEFDEHVPHPAIASFIAAFRHARSLSYRVMHGADHALRDESCRKAYNNVLIRWIEEMVRGARRTLS is encoded by the coding sequence GTGAAGCATGACGGCCGACTGAGCATCAAGGTAGACGATCAGCCGATCGAAGGCACGCTGCTCGGCCCGGAAAAGCTGATACCGGGCGTGCTGTTCGTCCATGGCTGGGGCGGCAGCCAGGAGCAGGATCTGGCGCGCGCCGAAGAGATCGCCGAGCTCGGCTGCCTGTGCTTCACCTTCGACCTGCGCGGCCACGCCCGCACCGACGGCCAGCGCCAGCTTGTGACCCGCGACGACGGCCTCGCCGACGTGCTCGCCGCCTATGATTTCCTCGCTTCCCAGGAGATGGTCGATCCGTCGGCGATCGCCGTGGTCGGCACCAGCTATGGCGGCTATCTGGCGACCCTGCTGACGGAGCTGCGCCCGGTGCACTGGCTGGCGCTGCGCGTGCCGGCGCTCTACCCCGACAGCAACTGGGACGTGCCGAAGGCGCTGCTCGACAAGAAGGCGATCTTCGATTTTCGCAGCCGCTTCCATCCGCCCGAGGTCAATCGCGCGCTGCGCGCCTGCGACGCGTTCGAGGGCGATGTGCTGATCGTCGAATCCGAGTTCGACGAGCATGTCCCCCACCCGGCCATCGCGTCCTTCATCGCGGCGTTCCGCCACGCCCGATCGCTGAGCTATCGCGTGATGCACGGCGCCGATCACGCGTTGCGCGATGAAAGCTGCCGCAAGGCGTATAATAATGTCTTGATCCGGTGGATCGAGGAAATGGTCCGCGGCGCACGCCGGACTTTGAGCTGA
- a CDS encoding hemerythrin domain-containing protein, translated as MADKAEFTDAIALLKADHRKVEALFESFEKARTDSTKQKLVSEICTELKIHTMIEEEIFYPAFRGKIEDDTLDEAYVEHDGAKVLINDLENSEPSADFYDAKVSVLSEEIKHHVHEEEMPAEGMFAQCRKTDVDLVALRDTMMARKQELLAQAKADGLPAAKPHAVNLVAA; from the coding sequence ATGGCCGACAAAGCTGAATTCACCGATGCGATCGCCTTGCTCAAGGCGGATCACCGCAAGGTCGAGGCATTGTTCGAGTCGTTCGAAAAAGCGCGCACGGATTCGACGAAGCAGAAGCTGGTCAGCGAGATCTGCACCGAGCTGAAGATCCACACGATGATCGAGGAAGAAATCTTCTACCCGGCATTTCGCGGCAAGATCGAAGACGACACGCTCGACGAAGCCTATGTCGAGCATGACGGCGCCAAGGTCCTGATCAACGATCTCGAAAATTCGGAACCGTCGGCGGACTTCTACGATGCGAAGGTCTCGGTGCTGTCCGAAGAGATCAAGCACCACGTGCATGAAGAGGAAATGCCCGCCGAAGGCATGTTCGCCCAGTGCCGGAAGACGGATGTCGATCTGGTCGCACTGCGCGACACGATGATGGCCCGCAAGCAGGAACTGCTTGCGCAGGCCAAGGCGGACGGCCTGCCGGCGGCGAAGCCGCACGCCGTAAACCTCGTCGCCGCCTGA
- a CDS encoding DUF3182 family protein, whose product MNAPSCGWGGATLLPGLSGAPLMTALAPPVTVMTWRGSATHANAHDRVSRRVVARHVAALLDLPFGGEAIVASTNAYVVPFDTLIADEAALLGVAGEDRLLGGVVPHRFVATKAITHPLIAPDAAAPEGWAHELGSALAPVVPIGFTAFSTADVRRAGETLLALGPLRLKAVAATAGLGQTVVEDRQALERALAAESSEAIEAGGIVLEENLADVTTYSVGTTRIGAHAIAYWGTQRLTRSNAGDTVYGGSDLEVVRGGWDELAALPLAAEVAQAVRHAIAYDRAVFAAYPGLCASRRNYDIIAGDAADGTRRIGVLEQSWRVGGATGAELAAIEAFARDSKLGHVRSSTMEIYGRAGAAPAGATIYYDGVDPVAGPLTKYAEVSREA is encoded by the coding sequence GTGAACGCGCCATCCTGCGGCTGGGGTGGCGCCACGCTGCTGCCCGGCCTGTCCGGCGCGCCGCTGATGACCGCGCTCGCCCCGCCCGTGACGGTGATGACCTGGCGCGGATCGGCGACCCACGCCAACGCGCATGACCGGGTAAGCCGCCGCGTCGTCGCGCGCCATGTCGCTGCGCTGCTGGATCTGCCTTTCGGCGGCGAGGCGATCGTCGCAAGCACGAACGCCTATGTCGTGCCGTTCGATACGCTGATCGCCGACGAGGCAGCCCTGCTGGGCGTGGCCGGCGAGGATCGCTTGCTCGGTGGCGTCGTGCCGCACCGCTTCGTCGCGACCAAGGCGATCACCCATCCGCTGATCGCGCCCGATGCCGCTGCGCCGGAAGGCTGGGCACATGAACTGGGCAGCGCGCTCGCACCGGTGGTGCCGATCGGCTTCACCGCGTTCAGCACCGCGGATGTCCGGCGCGCGGGCGAGACATTGCTCGCGCTGGGCCCGTTGCGTCTGAAGGCAGTCGCCGCGACCGCCGGGCTGGGCCAGACCGTCGTCGAGGATCGCCAGGCGCTGGAGCGCGCGCTGGCGGCGGAATCGTCCGAGGCGATCGAAGCGGGCGGCATCGTGCTGGAGGAAAATCTGGCCGACGTCACCACCTACAGCGTCGGCACGACCCGGATCGGCGCGCACGCCATCGCCTATTGGGGCACGCAGCGGCTGACCCGCAGCAACGCAGGCGACACCGTTTATGGCGGCTCCGATCTGGAAGTCGTGCGCGGCGGCTGGGACGAGCTTGCGGCCCTGCCGCTGGCGGCCGAAGTCGCGCAGGCGGTTCGCCATGCCATCGCCTATGATCGTGCCGTGTTTGCCGCCTATCCGGGGTTGTGCGCCTCGCGCCGCAACTATGACATCATCGCCGGCGACGCCGCGGACGGCACGCGCCGGATCGGCGTGCTGGAACAAAGCTGGCGCGTCGGCGGCGCGACCGGCGCCGAACTCGCCGCGATCGAGGCGTTCGCGCGCGATTCGAAGCTCGGCCATGTGCGCAGTTCGACCATGGAGATCTACGGACGAGCCGGTGCCGCACCGGCCGGTGCGACGATCTATTATGACGGCGTCGATCCGGTGGCGGGCCCGTTGACCAAATATGCCGAGGTCAGTCGTGAAGCATGA
- a CDS encoding iron-containing redox enzyme family protein, with amino-acid sequence MATRFRESDTVERRSQFLTDSFQRGLAHWNRERLEPQFPTEEWRHTLERDVRMMRLEGGFIEELRAEVAEEAAGAPTDVDGFIDWFEDLKQRGPGQGDPLFPWLAAEADRDQLRWFFEQEAAGEAGFDDLVAYTQIKLPVPAKLELARNYWDEMGRGQVRGMHGPMLDALVETLDVQPTIETTVWESLALANAMTAMAVNRRYAWHSVGALGVIELTAPGRSAMVAKGLRRIGLSDRERRYFDLHAVLDIKHSEAWNEEALKPLVAEDPARATAIAEGALMRLTCGARCFERYRAALWG; translated from the coding sequence GTGGCAACGCGCTTTCGGGAATCCGACACCGTCGAACGACGATCCCAATTTCTGACCGACAGCTTCCAGCGCGGATTGGCGCACTGGAACCGCGAGCGGCTGGAACCGCAATTTCCGACCGAGGAGTGGCGCCACACGCTTGAGCGGGACGTGCGGATGATGCGCCTTGAAGGTGGCTTCATCGAGGAATTGCGCGCCGAGGTGGCCGAGGAGGCTGCCGGCGCCCCCACCGACGTCGACGGCTTCATCGACTGGTTCGAAGACCTCAAGCAGCGCGGGCCCGGCCAGGGCGATCCGCTGTTTCCGTGGCTCGCCGCGGAGGCCGACCGTGACCAGCTGCGCTGGTTCTTCGAGCAGGAAGCGGCCGGCGAGGCCGGATTCGACGATCTCGTCGCCTATACGCAGATCAAGCTGCCGGTGCCGGCCAAGCTCGAACTGGCGCGCAATTATTGGGACGAGATGGGCCGCGGCCAGGTCCGCGGCATGCACGGCCCGATGCTCGACGCGCTGGTCGAAACGCTGGACGTGCAGCCGACGATCGAGACCACGGTCTGGGAAAGCCTGGCGCTCGCCAATGCGATGACGGCGATGGCCGTCAACCGCCGCTACGCCTGGCATTCGGTCGGCGCGCTCGGCGTGATCGAGCTGACCGCCCCGGGCCGTTCGGCGATGGTCGCGAAGGGCCTGCGCCGCATCGGGTTGAGCGATCGCGAGCGCCGCTATTTCGATCTCCACGCCGTGCTCGACATCAAGCACAGCGAGGCGTGGAACGAGGAGGCGTTGAAGCCGCTGGTCGCGGAAGATCCCGCCCGCGCGACGGCGATTGCCGAAGGCGCGCTGATGCGCCTTACCTGCGGCGCGCGCTGCTTCGAGCGTTATCGCGCCGCGCTCTGGGGCTGA
- the lepA gene encoding translation elongation factor 4 — translation MSTPLDKIRNFSIIAHIDHGKSTLADRLIQTTGGLTEREMSAQVLDNMDIEKERGITIKAQTVRLEWKGHVLNLMDTPGHVDFAYEVSRSLAACEGALLVVDAAQGVEAQTLANVYQSIEHDHEIIPVINKIDLPAAEPEQVRKEIEDVIGLDASEAVLASAKSGIGISEILDQIVAKIPPPKGDAAAPLKAMLVDSWYDPYLGVVILVRVIDGVLKRGQQIKFMNAGTTHLVDRVGCFRPKIEQLADLGPGEIGFITAQIKEVSQTAVGDTITDAKRPAAEALPGFKEVQPVVFCGLFPVDANDFEKLRESISKLRLNDASFSFEMETSAALGFGFRCGFLGLLHLEIIQERLTREYDLDLITTAPSVVYEITLTHGGGTMALHNPADMPDPNKIEEIEEPWIEATIYVPDEYLGSILKLCQDRRGIQKNLTYVGGRAQLSYELPLNEVVFDFYDRLKSISRGYASFDYHQIGHRPGDLVKMSILVNNEPVDALSMIVHRSTAETRGRGMCERLKDLIPRHMFKIPIQAAIGGKVIARETIAALRKDVTAKCYGGDATRKRKLLEKQKEGKKRMREYGSVSIPQEAFIAALRMGDES, via the coding sequence ATGTCCACCCCGCTCGACAAGATCCGCAACTTCAGCATCATTGCACATATCGACCATGGCAAGTCGACCCTGGCCGACCGTCTGATCCAGACGACCGGCGGCCTCACCGAGCGCGAAATGTCCGCGCAGGTGCTCGACAACATGGATATCGAGAAGGAGCGCGGCATCACCATCAAGGCGCAGACCGTGCGCCTCGAGTGGAAGGGCCACGTCCTCAACCTGATGGACACGCCGGGCCATGTCGACTTCGCCTATGAGGTGAGCCGCAGCCTTGCCGCCTGCGAAGGCGCGCTGCTGGTGGTGGACGCCGCGCAGGGCGTCGAGGCGCAGACGCTCGCCAACGTCTATCAGTCGATCGAGCATGATCATGAGATCATTCCGGTCATCAACAAGATCGACCTGCCCGCCGCCGAGCCCGAGCAGGTGCGCAAGGAGATCGAGGACGTCATCGGCCTCGACGCCTCCGAGGCGGTGCTCGCCAGCGCCAAGTCCGGCATCGGCATCTCCGAGATCCTCGACCAGATCGTCGCCAAGATCCCGCCGCCCAAGGGCGATGCCGCGGCACCGCTGAAGGCGATGCTGGTCGATAGCTGGTATGATCCCTATCTCGGCGTCGTCATCCTCGTGCGGGTGATCGACGGCGTGCTGAAGAGGGGCCAGCAGATCAAGTTCATGAACGCGGGCACCACCCATCTGGTGGATCGCGTCGGCTGCTTCCGCCCCAAGATCGAGCAGCTCGCCGATCTCGGCCCCGGCGAGATCGGCTTCATCACCGCGCAGATCAAGGAAGTGTCGCAGACCGCGGTCGGCGACACCATCACCGACGCCAAGCGGCCCGCCGCCGAAGCGCTGCCGGGCTTCAAGGAAGTCCAGCCGGTGGTGTTCTGCGGCCTGTTCCCGGTCGACGCCAACGACTTCGAAAAGCTGCGCGAATCGATCAGCAAGCTGCGCCTCAACGACGCCAGCTTCTCGTTCGAGATGGAAACCAGCGCGGCTTTGGGCTTCGGCTTCCGCTGCGGCTTCCTGGGGCTCCTCCACCTGGAAATCATCCAGGAGCGGCTGACCCGCGAATATGACCTCGACCTCATCACCACCGCGCCGAGCGTGGTCTATGAGATCACGCTGACGCATGGCGGCGGCACGATGGCGCTGCACAACCCGGCGGACATGCCCGATCCCAACAAGATCGAGGAGATCGAGGAGCCGTGGATCGAGGCGACGATCTATGTGCCTGACGAATATCTCGGCAGCATCCTCAAGCTCTGCCAGGATCGCCGCGGCATCCAGAAGAACCTGACCTATGTCGGCGGCCGCGCGCAGCTCAGCTACGAACTGCCGCTCAACGAGGTGGTGTTCGACTTCTACGATCGGCTGAAGTCGATCAGCCGCGGCTATGCCAGCTTCGACTATCACCAGATCGGCCACCGCCCCGGTGATCTCGTCAAGATGAGCATCCTCGTCAACAACGAGCCGGTCGATGCGCTGAGCATGATCGTCCACCGCTCGACCGCCGAGACGCGTGGCCGCGGCATGTGCGAGCGGCTGAAGGACCTGATCCCCCGCCACATGTTCAAGATCCCGATCCAGGCGGCGATCGGCGGCAAGGTGATCGCGCGCGAGACGATCGCCGCGCTGCGCAAGGACGTGACCGCGAAATGCTATGGCGGCGACGCCACCCGCAAACGCAAGCTTCTGGAAAAGCAGAAGGAAGGCAAGAAGCGGATGCGCGAATATGGCAGCGTGAGCATCCCGCAGGAGGCCTTCATCGCCGCGCTGCGCATGGGCGACGAGAGCTGA
- a CDS encoding DUF2945 domain-containing protein, translated as MVKKQTSRTHIKGHTVAARKDDPQYIVETENGDRAAHKPSALKKQ; from the coding sequence GTGGTGAAGAAGCAGACCAGCCGCACCCACATCAAGGGTCACACGGTCGCCGCCCGCAAGGACGATCCGCAATATATCGTCGAGACCGAAAATGGTGACCGCGCGGCGCACAAGCCATCCGCGCTGAAGAAGCAGTGA
- a CDS encoding c-type cytochrome: MTRRRRNLLILTGAVLLVGGLVAWRLLFLPDALAFAGGRQVALADYQGPSPTGVPLELAKADPLARGKYLTEAADCAACHTAKGGKPFAGGRPFKLPFGTIYTPNITPDRETGIGAWSDADFLRAVHTGIGRGGERLYPAFPYASYTMLADADVLAIRRYLASLPAVRQANLPNSFAFPFNQRWLMAIWGGFFNRDTRFRPVADRSPQWNRGAYLVEAAGHCGECHTPRNLLQAMDTRRKFAGGQAEGWNAYNISGDRLSGIGAWTEAEIAHYLAKGHAAGRGVASGPMAEAVELSTSRMTRSDIAAMAAYLKTVPAVRTAASPAMAGPAPAAASAGPGDNPLGKRIFEGACASCHAWTGRGAITADQQLTGNRAVNDATAANVALMILNGTGGSPERTGAYMPGFGAAYTDAEVAAAANYVTARFGSKPSRITAADVKRMREE; the protein is encoded by the coding sequence ATGACCCGGCGGCGTCGCAACCTGCTGATCCTCACCGGCGCGGTGCTGCTGGTCGGCGGCCTCGTCGCCTGGCGGCTGCTGTTCCTGCCCGATGCGCTGGCGTTTGCCGGCGGCCGGCAGGTGGCGCTGGCCGATTATCAGGGCCCCTCCCCCACCGGCGTACCCCTGGAGCTTGCCAAGGCCGATCCGCTGGCGCGCGGCAAATATCTGACGGAGGCGGCGGATTGCGCCGCGTGCCACACCGCCAAGGGCGGCAAGCCGTTCGCAGGCGGGCGCCCGTTCAAGCTGCCGTTCGGCACGATCTACACGCCCAACATCACCCCCGATCGCGAAACCGGGATCGGTGCGTGGAGCGATGCCGACTTCCTGCGCGCGGTGCACACGGGCATCGGGCGAGGCGGCGAACGGCTCTATCCGGCCTTCCCCTATGCATCCTACACGATGCTGGCCGATGCGGACGTGCTGGCGATCCGCCGCTACCTTGCGTCGCTGCCCGCGGTGCGGCAGGCCAACCTGCCCAACAGCTTCGCCTTTCCGTTCAACCAGCGCTGGCTGATGGCGATCTGGGGCGGCTTCTTCAACCGCGACACCCGCTTCCGCCCCGTCGCCGACCGCAGCCCGCAATGGAACCGCGGCGCCTATCTCGTCGAGGCCGCCGGCCATTGCGGCGAGTGCCACACCCCGCGCAACCTGCTGCAGGCGATGGATACGCGCCGCAAGTTCGCCGGCGGCCAGGCCGAGGGCTGGAACGCCTACAACATTTCCGGAGACCGGCTGAGCGGCATCGGCGCATGGACCGAGGCCGAGATCGCGCACTATCTGGCCAAGGGCCATGCCGCGGGCCGCGGCGTGGCCTCGGGCCCGATGGCCGAGGCGGTGGAACTCAGCACGAGCCGCATGACCCGGTCGGACATCGCCGCGATGGCCGCCTATCTCAAGACCGTGCCGGCGGTGCGCACCGCCGCCTCGCCGGCGATGGCAGGCCCCGCCCCCGCCGCCGCGAGCGCCGGCCCCGGCGACAATCCGCTTGGCAAGCGCATCTTCGAGGGCGCCTGCGCGAGCTGCCACGCCTGGACCGGGCGCGGCGCGATCACCGCCGACCAGCAACTGACCGGCAACCGCGCCGTCAACGACGCCACCGCCGCCAACGTCGCGCTGATGATCCTGAACGGCACCGGCGGCTCGCCGGAACGGACCGGCGCCTACATGCCGGGCTTCGGCGCCGCTTACACCGATGCGGAGGTCGCCGCCGCGGCGAACTATGTGACCGCGCGGTTCGGATCGAAGCCCTCGCGGATCACCGCCGCCGACGTGAAGCGCATGCGGGAAGAGTGA
- a CDS encoding DUF899 family protein, giving the protein MATDTLVPAQELARRIAKTPFPGESEDYRIAREALLAEEIAFRRHMTRLTEQRRALPPGPVIEKDYRFRDANGEELRLIDLFGDHDTLVAYFWMYGPQRERPCPMCTNWLGAVNGNAADIKQRVALKIFGRSPVERQLAFAAERGWRDLDFVQTVGDDYADDLGLLPAEGGEYPALTVFRRDGDQVRLFWASEMTGEAADPGQDPRDAPDIAALWSILDLTPGGRGTDWYPKLSY; this is encoded by the coding sequence ATGGCCACCGACACGCTCGTTCCCGCGCAAGAGCTGGCGCGCAGGATCGCGAAGACGCCCTTTCCCGGCGAGAGCGAGGATTATCGGATCGCGCGCGAAGCGCTGCTGGCGGAGGAGATCGCGTTTCGCCGGCACATGACCCGGCTGACCGAGCAGCGGCGCGCGCTGCCGCCGGGGCCGGTGATCGAAAAGGATTATCGCTTCCGCGACGCCAATGGCGAGGAACTGCGGCTGATCGACCTGTTCGGCGATCATGACACGCTCGTCGCCTATTTCTGGATGTATGGGCCGCAGCGCGAGCGGCCCTGCCCGATGTGCACCAACTGGCTCGGCGCGGTGAACGGCAATGCCGCCGACATCAAGCAGCGCGTCGCGCTCAAGATCTTCGGGCGCAGCCCGGTCGAGCGGCAGCTCGCCTTCGCCGCCGAGCGCGGCTGGCGCGACCTCGATTTCGTCCAGACCGTGGGCGACGATTATGCGGATGATCTGGGGCTGCTGCCGGCCGAGGGCGGCGAATATCCAGCACTTACCGTGTTCCGTCGCGACGGCGATCAGGTGCGCCTGTTCTGGGCGAGCGAGATGACCGGCGAAGCCGCCGATCCCGGCCAGGATCCGCGCGATGCGCCCGACATCGCCGCGCTCTGGTCGATCCTGGATCTGACCCCCGGCGGGCGCGGAACCGACTGGTATCCGAAACTCAGCTACTGA